ACCGGGTCGCCCTGGTCGGCCCGAACGGGGTCGGCAAGTCCTCGCTGCTCAAGGTCCTGGCCGGCCGCTTGTCCGCGATCGCGGGCCGGGTCGAGTACGGGCCGGATGCCCGCGTCGGCTATTTCTTCCAGCAGGTTCCCGATCCGGGCCAGAGCGTCGGCGCGTTCCTGCGCGAGCCGTTGGCCGAGCTCTTCGCGGCCGAGGCGCGGCTGCACGAACTCGAACGCGGGATCGAGAGCGGCCGGTTGTCGCTGCTCGACGAGTACGGCACGTTGCTCGAACGCTTCGAGACGCTCGGCGGCTGGACCGCGCGAGCGCGGGTCGACGAGGTGAGCCAACGCCTCGGAGTAGCCCATCTGGATGAACACACGCCACTCGCGCGAGTGAGCGGCGGTGAGCAGGCCAGGCTGATGCTCGCCCGCGTCCTGCTGACCGAACCGAGCATCCTGCTGCTCGACGAGCCGACGAACCACCTCGACGCCGACGCGGTGGCCTGGCTCGGCGACTACCTCGCGGCGTTCCCCGGCGCCCTGCTGGTGATCAGCCACGACCGCGCGTTCCTCGACCGGGTCGCGACGCAGGTCGTCGAGCTCGACGGCATTCACGACGAGCTGCAGACCTATGAGGGCGGATACACCGCGTACCGGGCGGAGAAGCAGGCCCGTTGGCAGCGACTGCTCCTCGATTACGAGGCCCAGGAGAAGTATCGAGCCCGCCTGGCCGAGGACATCGAGGCCACGAAGGGCCACGCTGCGGCGACCGAGAGCGCGACGGCGAACGACCATTGGCGCCGCATCGCGAAGAAGGTCGCGAAGAAGGCGAAGGCGCGGGAGCGTCGGCTGGATCGGGAACTCCAGTCGGCGCGCTGGATCGCTGAGCCTCGTACGCGGCCCACGTTGACGCTGGCTTTCCCTGATCCGGAGAACGATGCCCTGGCCGGGTTGCATGTCAAGCAGTTGCCGGTGATGGCGGGGGACAGGACGCTGTTCGAGCTCGCCGACCTGGAGATCAAACCGGGCGCCCGGATCCTGATCAGCGGCCCGAACGGCGCCGGGAAGTCCTCGCTTCTCGCCGCCCTCGCTGCCCGGGCCGAACCCGGCGCGGTCGCTGTACTCCCGCAGACCCACGACGGGCTGCGGCTGGAGACGTCCGTCATCGACTACTTCCGCTCGCGTGTGCCGGTGTATCCCGAGGACGCCGAGCAGATCCTGACGGGCTATCTGTTCGGCGAGGAGCAATGGGAAGCACCCCTGCGTGCCCTCAGCGCCGGCGAGCTGCGCAGGCTGTTGCTGGCCGTCGCGGTGAATGAGGGCGCGCCGATCCTCATGCTGGACGAGCCGACGAACTACCTCGACTTCGACTCGCTCGAC
This genomic window from Actinospica robiniae DSM 44927 contains:
- a CDS encoding ABC-F family ATP-binding cassette domain-containing protein codes for the protein MFAVSARSFLKATGLSLAFHAEPLFDGVGLTLAPGDRVALVGPNGVGKSSLLKVLAGRLSAIAGRVEYGPDARVGYFFQQVPDPGQSVGAFLREPLAELFAAEARLHELERGIESGRLSLLDEYGTLLERFETLGGWTARARVDEVSQRLGVAHLDEHTPLARVSGGEQARLMLARVLLTEPSILLLDEPTNHLDADAVAWLGDYLAAFPGALLVISHDRAFLDRVATQVVELDGIHDELQTYEGGYTAYRAEKQARWQRLLLDYEAQEKYRARLAEDIEATKGHAAATESATANDHWRRIAKKVAKKAKARERRLDRELQSARWIAEPRTRPTLTLAFPDPENDALAGLHVKQLPVMAGDRTLFELADLEIKPGARILISGPNGAGKSSLLAALAARAEPGAVAVLPQTHDGLRLETSVIDYFRSRVPVYPEDAEQILTGYLFGEEQWEAPLRALSAGELRRLLLAVAVNEGAPILMLDEPTNYLDFDSLDVVERAVRAFTGTVLVVSHDRYFAQAAGLSQEWVVRAGELDC